One Tetrapisispora phaffii CBS 4417 chromosome 3, complete genome DNA segment encodes these proteins:
- the TPHA0C00640 gene encoding uncharacterized protein (ancestral locus Anc_8.350) codes for MEEDGYNFDEEARKLFKFTELVLERSKHNNEYERALLESKFRENYKSDFYNIKNLLINRMDLIPLDVMSNYVTEYSALKNINFKKECSMKDEVQTLNVPRTKNDHIIISTKDFKNTLKESSPNSTMAVSSQKVDQRDIRTKQKKTHVDTEEKQRKPLDGSFKDDAMLAESIIDDRKDINIIKLNAFLPESNILSNDPNNKQEKQAISTNGKMTPSATENSDISSISKDFTNRKDKIESVKMNSPKKDNSKVVDSLKAIQNNKEKETVNCLNDNSNKADFIHKNSTVSVNNSSSIQSTQLQPNITKDVTSNLEEQTSSIISYSISSPPEKQSQSDQVKDNENPIFGTSTVPKPISEGHKVHLDAPYNKAYSSAYKQGETSEQQLLNKSFDILSNSSQHQLTNTSIHSFSEPVNEQLPNSGSNNEFRSFKPSIENIISRPSKVLNTGKSTIATSVAAQDTGSLQVQDSKKEKASNQLPENGQRKEISNPCPVTNLPRSSEPLEVTQENKEIETPKASQLSKNLETFQATETPKVTQGSRDTEMHEVSQSVPQAIGLPKTTKLLKDIETSRVAQPLKSVEISKSLGTSKSAEVSRAIRAHKVTKKLKAIRKSKALQQPKSSHTYQRNQLLETIPIPNTTNLHETTKATPATKASTTKKENPTPINLLTVKQSSIDVASGANTNNAGTTTSGEVKILQQLMNIADNKLNLSDETRAQGKADKIEKNNGINFPIYNFNNYSKQNLESQSSKQMEHMDTPKHLFPTHANQSLESSGSSTNIKQIKKLYSLQVHLNLK; via the coding sequence ATGGAGGAAGACGGTTACAACTTTGATGAAGAAGCTCgtaaattatttaagttCACCGAATTAGTTTTAGAAAGAAGCAAacataataatgaatatgaaCGTGCATTGCTTGAGAGTAAATTTCGAGAGAATTACAAAAGtgatttttataatattaaaaatttactaATAAATCGAATGGATCTCATTCCATTGGATGTGATGTCCAACTATGTTACAGAGTATTCAGCATTAAAGaacataaattttaaaaaggAATGTTCTATGAAGGATGAGGTTCAAACACTAAACGTACcaagaacaaaaaatgatCACATAATCATATCAActaaagattttaaaaatactTTGAAAGAGTCCTCTCCAAACTCTACAATGGCCGTATCTAGCCAAAAAGTTGATCAAAGGGATATACGTACTAAACAGAAGAAGACACATGTTGACACAGAAGAAAAGCAAAGGAAGCCTCTTGATGGATCATTCAAAGACGATGCAATGTTGGCTGAGTCTATTATAGATGACAGGAAAGATATAAACATAATTAAGCTAAATGCTTTCCTTCCTGAATCCAATATATTGAGTAATGAtccaaataataaacaagaaaaacaaGCTATTTCAACAAATGGAAAAATGACACCGTCTGCAACTGAGAACTCAGATATATCTTCTATTTCAAAGGATTTTACCAATAGGAAGGACAAAATTGAATCTGTAAAAATGAATAGTCCCAAAAAGGATAACTCTAAAGTAGTAGATTCTCTAAAAGCTATTCAAAATAACAAAGAAAAGGAAACAGTAAATTGTTTGAACGATAATTCCAATAAGGCTGACTTTATACACAAAAATTCTACTGTCTCAGTCAATAATAGCTCATCTATACAATCTACTCAACTCCAACCTAATATAACTAAAGATGTTACATCTAACTTAGAGGAGCAGACTTCAAGTATAATATCATACAGCATATCTTCTCCACCTGAAAAACAGTCACAATCTGATCAAGTGaaagataatgaaaacCCGATATTTGGTACTTCAACAGTCCCTAAACCTATATCAGAGGGTCATAAAGTGCATTTAGATGCTCCTTACAACAAAGCTTATTCTTCTGCTTACAAACAGGGAGAAACCTCTGAACAACAACTACTCAACAAATCCTTTGATATTTTATCGAACAGCTCCCAACACCAGTTGACTAATACATCAATACATAGTTTTTCCGAACCAGTTAATGAACAATTACCTAATTCAGGGAGTAACAATGAGTTTAGATCTTTTAAGCCATCcatagaaaatataatatcgAGACCATCAAAAGTACTCAACACTGGTAAATCTACAATAGCTACATCTGTTGCTGCCCAGGATACTGGTTCTTTACAAGTTCAAGATAGTAAGAAGGAGAAAGCTTCTAATCAGCTTCCAGAAAACGGTCAAAGAAAGGAAATAAGTAACCCATGCCCAGTTACGAACTTGCCTAGATCTTCAGAGCCACTTGAAGTGACGcaagaaaacaaagaaatagaaaCACCAAAAGCTTCACAACTATCTAAAAACTTAGAAACATTTCAAGCAACAGAAACACCTAAAGTAACACAGGGATCTAGAGATACAGAAATGCATGAAGTTTCTCAATCTGTACCCCAAGCTATAGGACTTCCTAAAACTACAAAATTACTTAAGGATATAGAAACATCTAGAGTTGCACAACCACTTAAGTCAGTAGAAATATCCAAATCATTAGGAACATCTAAATCTGCGGAAGTATCTAGAGCGATACGAGCACATAAAGTAACGAAAAAACTGAAAGCCATACGAAAATCTAAAGCTTTACAACAGCCTAAATCTTCTCATACATATCAACGAAATCAATTACTTGAAACTATCCCAATTCCAAATACAACAAATCTGCATGAAACTACTAAAGCAACTCCAGCCACCAAAGCATCAACAaccaaaaaagaaaaccCAACCCCTATCAATTTATTAACTGTAAAGCAATCATCAATTGATGTAGCTAGTGGTGCAAACACGAACAATGCGGGTACCACTACATCTGGAgaagtaaaaatattgcagcagttaatgaatatagcagataataaattgaatttgtCAGATGAAACTAGAGCTCAAGGTAAAGCTGATAAGATTGAAAAGAATAACGGAATAAATTTTCctatttataattttaataattatagtaaacaaaatttagaaTCCCAATCATCTAAACAGATGGAGCATATGGATACTCCCAAACATCTCTTTCCAACGCACGCTAATCAATCTTTAGAAAGTAGTGGTTCATCAACTAATAtcaaacaaataaaaaaactttATTCGTTGCAAGTTCACCTGAACCTAAAATAA
- the DPH6 gene encoding diphthine--ammonia ligase (similar to Saccharomyces cerevisiae YLR143W; ancestral locus Anc_8.349): MKFVALVSGGKDSCYNILHCLKNGHELIALGNLHPLDIDEQELNSYMFQTVGHDIVSLYEKTTDVPLYKHYIRPHSSKYQKLNYVSTKDDEIENLFELLSKIKTQHPDLEAVSVGAILSSYQRTRVENVSNRLGLTVLSYLWQRDQSDLMSEMCEVSKQSENEKSSKMDARLIKVAAIGLNDTHINMSLPVIYPIMMKLNKMYEVHICGEGGEFETMVLDAPFFKKGHLKIISSELDTSDKNNGVYSTKLNTEFVEREISKEEFEENILLVKQPLLLNEKWQSLITALENETCNTKVVRKRNEQVDPKSLEFHYNLSVNKVNNLMYISNILPTTQDTSIEVQIKSLFQHLDKILIENNIKPSQILSSTLYLSNIRDFANVNKVYNDFFDIEKNGPLPPSRACVETREFLPTGNLLQLSVIVDTEAELKEFSSRDNETMMINESKDGLHVQGISYWAPCNIGPYSQAIWKNNDRNMVSYISGQIALIPQSMTIVGSDEKILQSILSLKHFNTIKETIVAEKSLQMKCFISDIDMVPIVSRTWDLYCSKMSYESELWSDKEDDNLECLIIIKVSNLPRDALCEWGGVAYKVETLTDDLDCDSDSEDMSELAQKFRSTVTFDNSELLLKTINIKHNESVRAYSTIFIDSLHNLSAMIRELTEKGSQIELYYELSTINFEFLDIVKNSGNIAFNPVESIFDYNGNMHRFAVHATS; encoded by the coding sequence ATGAAATTTGTTGCACTAGTATCAGGTGGTAAAGATTCCTGTTACAATATTCTACattgtttgaaaaatggtCATGAGTTGATTGCACTGGGAAATTTACATCCTCTTGATATAGATGAACAGGAATTGAATAGTTATATGTTTCAGACAGTAGGTCATGATATAGTATCACTATATGAAAAGACAACTGATGTCCCATTATACAAACATTACATTAGACCTCACtcttcaaaatatcaaaagtTAAATTACGTATCTACGAAAGATGATGAgattgaaaatttatttgaattactTTCCAAGATTAAAACACAGCATCCTGATTTAGAGGCTGTTAGTGTGGGTGCTATACTTTCATCATACCAACGAACAAGAGTTGAAAATGTATCTAATAGGTTAGGGTTAACTGTACTAAGTTACCTATGGCAGAGAGATCAATCTGATTTAATGTCTGAAATGTGTGAAGTTTCTAAACAATCTGAGAATGAAAAATCTTCAAAGATGGATGCCAGATTAATTAAAGTCGCTGCTATAGGATTGAATGATActcatataaatatgtcTTTACCAGTTATTTATccaataatgatgaaattaaacaaaatgtACGAAGTTCACATTTGCGGTGAAGGTGGGGAATTTGAAACAATGGTCTTAGATGctccattttttaaaaaaggTCATCTAAAAATAATCTCCAGTGAACTGGACACCTCTGATAAAAACAATGGTGTTTACAGCACCAAGTTAAATACTGAATTTGTGGAAAGAGAAATTTctaaagaagaatttgaagaaaacatTCTTTTAGTCAAACAGCCGTTActattaaatgaaaaatggCAATCATTAATCACTGctttagaaaatgaaacttGTAATACAAAAGTAGTACGCAAAAGGAATGAGCAAGTCGATCCAAAATCTTTGgaatttcattataatttgTCAGTGaataaagttaataatttgatgtacatttcaaatatattaccTACCACTCAAGATACATCTATTGAAGTTCAAATTAAAAGTTTATTTCAACACTtagataaaatattaatagaaaataatattaaaccaTCTCAGATATTAAGTTCAACATTAtatctttcaaatatacGTGACTTTGCAAATGTAAACAAGGTttataatgatttttttgatatagAGAAAAATGGTCCATTGCCTCCATCGAGAGCTTGTGTAGAGACTCGTGAATTTTTACCAACGGGCAACTTATTGCAACTATCAGTTATAGTTGATACTGAAGCAGAACTGAAAGAATTTAGTTCCAGAGATAACGAGACAATGATGATAAATGAAAGCAAAGATGGATTACATGTTCAAGGTATATCATACTGGGCACCATGCAATATTGGACCATATTCACAAGCAATTTggaaaaataatgatagaAATATGGTAAGCTATATAAGTGGACAAATAGCATTAATACCACAGTCCATGACTATTGTTGGCAGTGATGAAAAAATTCTCCAAAGTATATTATCCTTAAAACATTTCAATACCATAAAGGAAACTATTGTTGCAGAAAAATCTCTACAAATGAAATGTTTTATCTCCGATATTGATATGGTCCCTATCGTCTCAAGAACTTGGGATTTATACTGTTCAAAAATGTCTTACGAATCTGAACTGTGGTCagataaagaagatgacAATTTGGAATGCttaattattatcaaagtATCCAACTTACCAAGAGATGCTCTCTGCGAATGGGGAGGTGTTGCTTACAAAGTGGAAACACTGACAGATGATCTAGACTGTGATTCAGATTCTGAGGATATGTCAGAACTTGCtcaaaaatttagaagTACTGTTACATTTGATAACAGTGAATTGCTTTTGAAGACAATCAACATTAAACATAATGAAAGCGTAAGAGCATACTCGACTATTTTCATTGATTCATTACATAATCTCTCAGCAATGATAAGAGAACTTACAGAGAAAGGATCCCAAATTGAACTGTACTATGAATTGTCAactattaattttgaatttcttgatatagtgaaaaattcaGGAAACATAGCTTTTAATCCAGTTGAATCAATTTTCGATTATAACGGTAACATGCATAGATTCGCGGTCCATGCTACTTCATAG
- the PUT1 gene encoding proline dehydrogenase (similar to Saccharomyces cerevisiae PUT1 (YLR142W); ancestral locus Anc_8.348), translated as MHQIPKSFPHYLAASATFNRTLFRYKHIAQHIRLVSKTSTNTNTNTPYLNPMNFNPHNSTFTDNSTSSSNPNDTDVADIANQVQYLKTLPKSQLFSLFCIGLVTTRSSFLNLVIKIFPYLPMWVIKFFVSKLYVGGNTINEVKKTALELRERGISNMMLSLTIEDSEGLNASINVNKIIDQTIKSIHEVLKVNIVEQIEDCKSSGKNINDIAPGYIALKASALVPNSNDILFHFNNPMYKEKRQELIKNVDTITNEVFMLNQKLGKLYPQRKAPFLVSTIDAEKYDLQKNGVYELQRIMFQKYNKAEYRLTSVVGTWQLYLKDSASDILKEEELARKGNYKLGLKLVRGAYIHSEPNRNVIFDTKSDTDKNYDRVTLSVMDDMIKNSSNSAYGHLMIASHNQKSQLAATELLQKPNTNEFTKTNVIMGQLLGMADMLTYELIKKHNVQNIIKYVPWGPPVETKDYLLRRLQENGDAVRTENGWPLVKAIVKTVFSP; from the coding sequence ATGCACCAAATCCCAAAATCGTTTCCACATTACCTAGCGGCTTCTGCTACTTTTAATAGAACATTATTCCGCTATAAACACATTGCACAGCATATTAGACTGGTCTCAAAGACCTCTACGAATACCAATACAAATACCCCATATTTGAACCCAATGAATTTTAATCCACATAATTCTACTTTCACTGATAACTCAACGTCATCTTCCAATCCCAATGACACTGATGTTGCAGATATCGCTAATCAGGTGCAATACTTAAAAACATTACCAAAATCACAATTGTTTTCTCTTTTCTGTATCGGTTTAGTGACTACAAGAAGttcttttttgaatttagtGATCAAAATATTCCCTTATTTGCCAATGTGggttattaaattttttgtttcaaaGTTATACGTAGGTGGGAATACTATCAATGAAGTAAAGAAAACTGCTCTGGAGTTAAGAGAAAGAGGAATTTCAAACATGATGTTGTCATTGACAATAGAGGACTCCGAAGGACTGAATGCGAGTAttaatgtaaataaaattattgatcAAACTATCAAATCGATTCACGAAGTGTTGAAAGTGAACATTGTCGAACAAATAGAGGACTGCAAATCGTCGGGAAAGAACATAAATGATATTGCTCCCGGGTATATTGCTTTGAAAGCAAGTGCCCTTGTACCAAACTctaatgatattttgtttcatttCAATAATCCAATGTACAAAGAGAAAAGACAGgagttaataaaaaatgttgATACCATCACAAATGAAGTATTTATGTTAAACCAAAAATTAGGTAAACTATATCCACAAAGAAAAGCCCCTTTCTTAGTCTCCACAATCGATGCTGAAAAGTACGATTTGCAGAAAAATGGTGTCTATGAATTGCAAAGAATCATGttccaaaaatataataaagcTGAATATCGTCTGACTTCCGTAGTAGGCACATGGCAGTTATACTTGAAAGATTCTGCTAGTGacattttaaaagaagaagagttGGCAAGAAAAggaaattataaattagGTCTAAAGTTAGTTAGGGGTGCATATATCCACTCAGAACCAAATAGAAATGTTATCTTTGATACAAAATCAGATACtgataaaaattatgaCAGAGTGACATTAAGTGTCATGGATGATATGATTAAGAATAGTTCCAATTCTGCCTATGGCCACTTGATGATTGCTTCACACAATCAGAAGTCGCAATTAGCTGCTActgaattattacaaaaacCTAATACAAATGAATTTACAAAGACAAATGTAATAATGGGCCAATTATTAGGCATGGCCGATATGCTAACCTATgaattaatcaaaaaacACAATGTCcagaatattattaaatatgtaCCTTGGGGTCCACCTGTCGAGACAAAGGATTATTTGCTAAGGAGATTACAAGAAAATGGAGATGCTGTTAGAACCGAAAATGGTTGGCCACTAGTTAAAGCAATTGTCAAGACGGTCTTTTCACCTTAA
- the RRN5 gene encoding Rrn5p (similar to Saccharomyces cerevisiae RRN5 (YLR141W); ancestral locus Anc_8.347): MMKTRVKDEKLIESYIEIFNNSAIDFFNSPLRSEDQLRPSRVHFKSEQGCSYSDYFKDVYKKSKDSEAPNNRKAILEKHKRTQKIELGTLWNSYEKTIFFHCLERYSIHRLDDWHYKLPEKSKYEILTYYDLLKKNLDEMLKENKTALIKREDIPIAYEMDEFYIKVEERITRIIPDRIGHAKKVVVNPFVEKPKRKLRRERRYQEDEEDDDDDEEEEEEEEEEEEEEEEGASSVKEERNTTNKIQSEINTPEDEEEFINFENWNKKWLQIYSRSGDEDITDLLIQKHNNTKPLEFTEKMYDYFKKIIYNHVKRLLYFIIIFKFDKRSISVREPEDQNTDEDDADEDSVVVTYKDGKYPIVIEQQDVEKCLMLMLFNKREKKMTSIGENVLNSLSKFNIELLKEPNKKLFIHNSILRTMLPSLVYNSLKPLPIPLNTVQEITQLKMKMREERNVRSIEYGLNNLNKRILKRKLRKVPINKESQEHQDEEENEENEDEVRDENGETNDDKVAFYFEIVDEEIDEKNLESYMNGKSKNIHKRNKKEPFVVDDKYDRINNPLEYVMCDWENHVLNEKDKAVSRMYQSALLNYLYSCIDPQQLNNTQYFTDDSEDSDTDEFRNEQDGNNIINTGPYEIIATEEPENEETTDSNSTEDLEFAYDATTDNYGYHKFTTACPLPITSHQLKFFYHAICRCRQQIVK, translated from the coding sequence ATGATGAAAACTAGAGTTAAggatgaaaaattaattgaaagtTACATAGAGATATTTAACAACTCAGCTATTgactttttcaattctcCACTTCGATCTGAGGATCAATTGAGACCATCAAGAGTTCATTTTAAAAGTGAGCAAGGGTGCAGTTACAGTGATTATTTCAAAGATGTATACAAGAAGTCGAAGGATAGTGAAGCACCAAATAATCGTAAGGCTATCTTAGAGAAACATAAGCGAACTCAAAAGATTGAACTAGGTACTTTATGGAACTCTTATgagaaaacaatattttttcattgcCTTGAAAGGTATTCAATACATAGACTAGATGATTGGCATTATAAATTACCTGAAAAATctaaatatgaaatattgacatattatgatttattaaaaaaaaatcttGACGAAATgttgaaagaaaataagACTGCATTGATAAAACGAGAAGATATCCCGATAGCATACGAAATGGATGAATTTTACATTAAGGTAGAGGAACGAATAACACGTATAATACCTGATAGAATAGGCCATGCAAAAAAAGTTGTTGTGAATCCATTTGTGGAGAAACCGAAACGTAAACTTAGACGAGAACGAAGATATCAAGAAGACGAAGAAGACGATGACGATGAcgaagaagaggaagaagaggaagaagaggaagaagaggaGGAAGAGGAGGGAGCTAGCAGTgtaaaagaagaaagaaacactactaataaaattcaatcGGAAATTAATACACCAGAGGATGAAGAAGAGTTCATTAACTTTGAAAATTGGAATAAAAAGTGGCTACAGATATACTCACGGAGTGGAGATGAAGATATAACAGATTTATTGATACAAAAGCACAACAATACGAAACCATTAGAATTCACAGAAAAAATGtatgattattttaaaaaaataatttacaatCATGTCAAGAGACTCTTATATTtcataattattttcaaatttgataaacGAAGCATATCGGTACGAGAACCAGAAGATCAGAATactgatgaagatgatgcTGATGAAGATAGTGTCGTTGTAACTTATAAAGATGGCAAGTATCCAATAGTGATAGAGCAGCAAGATGTTGAGAAATGTTTAATGTTAAtgttattcaataaaagagaaaaaaaaatgacatCAATTGGTGAAAATGTCCTAAATTCATTAtccaaatttaatattgaGTTGTTGAAGGAAcctaataaaaaattatttattcataATTCTATTTTAAGGACCATGTTACCATCATTGGTCTACAATAGTCTTAAACCGTTACCAATACCTTTAAACACGGTTCAAGAGATTACACaactaaaaatgaaaatgagaGAAGAGAGAAATGTTAGAAGCATTGAGTATGGGTTAAACAATTTGAACAAAAGAATTTTGAAGAGGAAACTACGTAAAGTGCCAATCAATAAAGAATCTCAAGAGCATCAAGACGAGGAGGAGAATGAAGAGAACGAGGATGAAGTCAGAGACGAGAACGGTGAAacaaatgatgataaagttgcattttattttgagaTTGTTGATGAAGAGATCGATGAAAAAAATCTTGAAAGTTATATGAATGGcaaaagtaaaaatattcataaaCGCAATAAAAAAGAGCCCTTTGTTGTTGATGATAAGTACGATCGAATCAATAATCCATTAGAGTATGTGATGTGTGATTGGGAGAACCACGTActtaatgaaaaagataaaGCTGTTTCTAGGATGTATCAATCGGCACtgttaaattatctttattcTTGTATAGATCCACAACAACTTAACAACACCCAATATTTCACAGACGACAGCGAGGATAGTGACACCGATGAATTTAGAAACGAGCAAGatggtaataatattatcaatactGGACCATATGAGATAATTGCAACAGAAGAAcctgaaaatgaagaaactACTGATTCCAATAGTACGGAAGATCTTGAGTTTGCTTATGATGCCACCACTGATAACTATGGTTATCACAAGTTTACAACTGCCTGCCCATTACCAATCACTAGCCATCAActtaaatttttctatCATGCAATCTGTAGATGCAGACAGCAGATAGTAAAGTAA
- the SLS1 gene encoding Sls1p (similar to Saccharomyces cerevisiae SLS1 (YLR139C); ancestral locus Anc_8.346): MIIKNIRRTLISRPLIDSQLSLSKKLYNRLHNVCYYSTIIDNEILQKEEGEEKNSEPKQEKDELEWEDNEITSSLERKVRKLQPNKANFVVLNPKQAGLLKQRKIPNYFNTLNSNSKISILEGVDIDKPFMRMNKDDVTDIQSINNETNREIESQTRKLLVFKSKVSDEQILKSINYQKPYSNKMSQKRYDQIEQVLDSAYTLPQLRAYTKKYYNFGNSRITKKKLIKTILNEYWKCEIVSSIIESDDLIKEKIIDISTRDMYLLLLTNNGKILQNLTRIGAILAVALDENKIIVRATSPIIKYLEVSLNKILSNVSNEIIPVNEIIKNHTSYGAKLITYEKTKDLISLIQKETGCFFEKQYEDALDDKSNDNTEKNVKDYLVSSLGPKRITEAKNLLLWVIDYKPQLSESVQNVSNPSMVYKQYPFSNFECLDWMNRNKKWYRLQTETLILPKGKTEYSEKNHHPKQILSISNEKLNDCFNSIKDNKENSMGMANLEIPDSNIFNNISLTLGHLLREKNNDKNYFFEPKVPNITKEVLKLELDHAITPSDSFYNIDQHDYYVQLKFVPNLKDLAQYVGISKLDLPPLDLWFELDENDNALTDTLQSFLRLSEKRLYLESSNLHHDYRIDNDRVASITKQYDENPDGWLNDQPGIKEFITNGNLSFGSKGKLVIPQTLPVTLIVSTEDGIKKVDVNYEFISTSYHRILKLRYLDKYLVQLSHVNSGTRGGRYTQVDFIGDGTELDNITKFKDFIENVSKWY; encoded by the coding sequence atgataataaaaaatattagacGAACTTTGATTTCTAGACCTTTGATTGATAGCCAATTAAGtctttcaaaaaaattatacaatAGACTGCATAATGTATGCTACTATAGCACTATAATAGATAATGAGATCTTGCAAAAGGAAGAAGGAGAGGAAAAGAATTCTGAACCCAAACAGGAAAAGGATGAGTTAGAATGGGAAGATAATGAGATCACAAGTTCATTAGAAAGGAAAGTAAGGAAACTCCAACCGAACAAAGCAAACTTTGTTGTATTAAATCCAAAACAAGCAGGTTTATtgaaacaaagaaaaattcctaattatttcaatacTTTAAACTCAAATAGTAAAATATCCATTTTAGAGGGTGTTGACATAGATAAACCTTTTATGAGAATGAATAAAGACGATGTAACTGATATACAATCGATcaataatgaaacaaaTCGTGAAATTGAGTCACAAACTAGAAAACTACTTGTGTTTAAAAGTAAAGTATCTGATGAACAGAtattgaaatcaataaattatcaaaagcCGTATTCAAACAAAATGTCACAAAAGCGATATGATCAGATAGAACAAGTATTGGATTCCGCATACACATTGCCACAGTTGAGAGCATATACCAAGAAATACTATAATTTTGGTAATTCTAGGATaacgaagaagaaattgataaaaacGATCTTAAATGAATATTGGAAATGTGAAATTGTTAGCTCTATTATTGAATCAGATGATctaattaaagaaaaaattatagaTATCAGCACTAGAGATATGTATTTACTTTTGTTGACAAATAATGGTAAAATATTACAGAATTTAACTAGAATTGGAGCAATTCTAGCAGTTGCACtagatgaaaataaaattattgtaAGAGCAACCAGTCccattattaaatatttagagGTTTccttaaataaaattttatcaaacGTCAGCAACGAAATAATCCCAGTAAATGAGATTATAAAGAATCATACATCTTATGGTGCTAAACTTATTACTTATGAAAAGACAAAagatttaatatctttgaTCCAAAAGGAGACAGGatgtttttttgaaaaacaatatGAGGATGCATTAGATGATAAAAGCAACGATAATAcagaaaaaaatgtaaaagACTATTTAGTATCATCTCTTGGGCCAAAAAGAATTACTGAAGCAAAGAACTTATTGTTATGGGTCATTGATTACAAGCCACAGTTATCAGAGTCTGTCCAAAATGTTAGTAATCCAAGTATGGTTTATAAACAATACccattttcaaattttgaatgtCTAGATTGGATGAatagaaacaaaaaatggTATAGACTACAAACTGAAACTCTTATTTTACCAAAAGGAAAAACTGAGTACTCTGAAAAAAATCATCACCCGAAACAAATACTGAGCATCAGTAATGAGAAGTTAAATGATTGTTTTAATAGcattaaagataataaagaGAACAGTATGGGTATGGCAAATCTTGAAATACCTGACagtaatatattcaataatataagttTGACTTTAGGACATTTGTTaagagaaaaaaacaatgataaaaattatttctttgaGCCTAAAGTTCCAAACATTACAAAAGAAGTGTTAAAACTTGAACTAGACCATGCAATTACTCCTTCAGATTCATTCTATAATATTGATCAACATGATTACTAtgttcaattaaaatttgttcCCAATTTGAAGGACCTTGCACAATATGTCggtatttcaaaattagaCTTACCTCCTTTAGATCTATGGTTTGAGCTTGATGAGAATGATAATGCTCTGACCGATACTTTGCAAAGTTTTTTAAGACTAAGTGAAAAGCGATTATATTTAGAATCAAGTAACTTGCACCATGATTATAGGATAGATAATGATAGAGTTGCTTCTATTACGAAGCAATACGATGAGAATCCTGATGGTTGGTTAAATGATCAGCCTGgtattaaagaatttataaCAAATGGAAATTTATCTTTTGGTTCAAAAGGCAAACTGGTAATCCCTCAAACTCTTCCAGTTACCTTAATTGTTTCCACTGAAGACGGCATAAAAAAAGTTGATGTTAATTATGAATTCATCAGTACTAGCTATCATAGAATATTAAAACTTAGATATTTGGATAAATACCTTGTACAATTATCACATGTTAACTCTGGAACCAGAGGTGGCAGATATACCCAGGTTGATTTCATTGGTGATGGTACTGAACTAGATAATATTACCAAATTCAAGgattttattgaaaatgtttCTAAATGGTATTAA